In Dehalococcoidales bacterium, the genomic stretch GTTCGGCATTGCCCGGACGATAGGGTCATGGTTGAGTTCCCGGCGTATGGTGGCGATGTCTATCCCGGCGAGGATGGACAATACCAGTTGCGACGGCTTGAGCTGGCCGCGGAGGTCAGGGGCTGCCTCGTGGAGGGTCTGGGGTTTGATGGCCAGGACTACCACTTCGCCCTTCTCCGCCGTCAGGCGGTTATCTGTAGAGGCGGCGACCCCGTATTTCTGCCGGAGGTATCGGCAGCGGTCATCACTGACGTCACTGACGGCGATATACTGTGGTTCGCTCAGCTTTTTGTCCAGCACGGCGGACACTATTGCCTCCCCCATGTTGCCCCCCCCGATAAAAGCTATTTTCATTATGTTAATCCTAACCCCTTAATCCCCTTCCCTTTACGAAAGGGAAGGGGGAAAGATTTTTGGAAGAGGGACTTCGTCCCTCTTGGACACTCGTTGCGCATACTGTCATTGCGAGACCATCCCGACTTGTCGGGAGGCGAAGCAATCTGGGTGAGGTATGTTTATGCCTCCCCTCACGGATTGCTTCGTCGCTTTGCTCCTCGCAATGACATTCATATGGAAGAGGGGCGCAGCCCCTCTTATACTCCCTGTTTAAATCCCTCTTGGTCTCCCTTTTCCAAAGAGAGACGTTAGCTTTATACCCGCATGCAATCGCTTTTGCCTCCCTCTTCCTTTAACAAAGGAAGAGGGCTAGATTTCCACTACTTAACCACCAGGCTGACCAGTTTGCCGGGTGCGTAGATGGTCTTAATGATTTCTTTGCCATCGAGGTAAGGCTTCACCCGCGGGCTTTCCAGGGCTTTTTGCCGGGCTTCGGCTTCGGTGATGGTGGCCGGGACGGTAACGCGGTCGCGCAGTTTGCCGTTGACTTGCACCACCAGGGTGATCTCTTCATCTTTGGCCAGCTCTTCATCCCAAGCGGGCCAGCTTTGATTGTGGACGCTGTATTCATGCCCCGTTATCTGCCACATCTCCTCAGCGAAGTGGGGAACGGCAGGAGCCATTAACAGGAGTAGCTTATCAAGAGTTTCTTGCCAGTCCGAAGCAGTGACTTTACCGGCTTCTTTAATCCTGGCCAGGTAGTTGGCGAACTCCATAAGCGCGGCGACCATCGTGTTGAAGCGCATTCTCTCCAGGTCGCCGGTGACCTTTTTAATGGTCTGGTGGGTAATGCGGCTTAGCTCCTTTTGGGCTTCCTCTCTCTCCGGCGGAGTAACGTCTTCCCGGGGATGATACTTCTCAAGTACAAGGTTCCAGGTGCGGTGGAGCCAGCGGCTGATGCCGCTGATACCGCTGTCGTTCCATTCCCCGCCCAGTTCCCAGGGGGCCAGGAACATGAGATAGGCGCGCACCGTGTCCGCTCCCAGCTCGGAGACATAGATATCAGGGGTGACTACGTTGCCGCGGGACTTGCTCATCTTCTGCTTATCGGCGATGATGATTCCCTGGTTGAAGAGCCGGGTGAACGGCTCACCGAAATCAACCAGCCCCATGTCCCGCAGCGCTTTGGTGAAGAAGCGGGCGTAGAGCAGGTGCATCACGGCGTGCTCGGCGCCACCGGTATAGAGGTCTACCGGCAGCCAGTATTTGGCCCTGTCCGGGTCAAAAGCGGCGCCGTCAAAATGGGGGCTGGTATAGCGCAGGAAATACCAGGAAGAGCACATGAAGGTATCCATGGTGTCAGTCTCCCGCCGGGCCGGGGAGGAGCAGCGGGGGCAGGTGGTGTTGACGAACTGCTCGTTGTATTTTAACGGTGATTCGCCGGTAGGTTTAAAATCCGCATCCCTGGGGAGCAATACCGGCAGGTCTTCTTCCGGTACGGGGACAACACCGCACTTCTCGCAGTAAATCATCGGTATCGGCGCTCCCCAGTACCGCTGACGGGAGATAAGCCAGTCGCGGAGACGGTAGGTTATGGCGCGTTTGCCGTAGCCCTTCTCCTCCAGAAAATCGCAGATAGCTTCTATTCCCGACTGTCCGGTGAGCCCGTTGAACTGGTCCGAGTTCACCATGGTGCCCTCTTCAATGTAGGCTTCAGCCAGTTCTTCCCCCTGCCAGGCCGGAGGGGCGATTACCGTTCTGATAGGGATGTCATATTTCCTGGCGAAAGCGAAGTCGCGCTCATCATGGGCGGGGACTCCCATCACCGCTCCGGTGCCGTAGCTCAGCAATACGTAGTCGGCGATCCAGATGGGTACTTTTTCTCCGTTCAGAGGGTTAGTGACATGGGAGCCGGTGAATACCCCGTCCTTTTCTTTTTCCGTGGATAAGCGCTCGATCTCGGTCTGCTGCCTTGACCGGCGGATGTAGTCCTCGACGTCGTCCTTTCTTTCCGGTGTGGTCAGCCGGGCAACCAGCGGGTGCTCCGGGGCCAGCACCATAAAGGTAACGCCGAACAGGGTATCCGGGCGGGTGGTAAATACTCTAATCTCTTTTTCGGAAATATCAGGGTAGTCGAGAGCGAAGGAAATCTCGGCGCCGACGCTCTTGCCCACCCAGTTCCGCTGCATTATCTTGATGCGCTCCGGCCAGTCAATCCCCTCGTGCTGCATCAGTTCATCAGCATAGCGGGTGATGCGGAAGAACCACTGTTCCAGGTCACGGTGGGTGACTGCCGTCCCGCAGCGCTCGCAGAGGCCGTTAAGTACCTGCTCATTGGCCAGTACCGTCTGGCAACCGGGGCACCAGTTGACCGGAGCCTGGCTCTGGTAGGCCAGGCCGTGCTGGTACAGCTTCAGGAAGAACCACTGCGTCCACTTATAGTACTCCGGCAGGCAGGTGATGACCTCACGGCTCCAGTCATAAATAGCGCCGATGCTCTTCAACTGGCGCCGCATGTTCTCTATATTCTGCATTGTCCAGGTAAAGGGGTGAATGCCGCGTTTGATGGCGGCATTCTCGGCGGGCAGTCCGAAGGCATCAAATCCCATCGGGTGCAGCACGTTGTAACCCTGCATCCGCCTGAAGCGGGCATGGGCGTCTGAAGGGGCTTCGGCATACCAGTGCCCGATATGGAGGTCACCGGAGGTGTAGGGGAACATGGTCAGGGCATACCACTTGGGACTGGAGCTATCCTCAGCGACCTCGTACAGCCTGTCCTCAGCCCATTTTTGCTGCCACTTGTTTTCAATTTCCTGGGGATTGTATCTGGCTAACATTGCTCTTTCCTGTATTATTAAGAATCTAAATAAAAGCTCTCCACTTAAGTGTCGGCAGCGAAGAGCTAACGACATGTTCCAGCATGATTGCTTCATTATAACTCTGGTAAACTTTGAGTTCAACCGGGCTACCGGTGAGAATGCGTAATAGCCATCATTTTACCCGGAGAGTCGTGTCATCGTTATGAAAATAGGTAGTTTTGTCATTACTCTGAAAATAGGTTACTCTCCGCTCACCCTGAGCTTGTCGAAGGGCCGTTCATGGTTCGACAAGCTCACCACGAACGGCATTTTTACACTTCATGGTGAACAGCGCAACTGTTCATGACCGATTCCGGCTTCCGCCGGAATCCAGTCACACTACCTATCTGGATTCCGTATCAAGTCTGTCCTGGCGACAGGCCAGGGTACGGAATGACAATAGTTGCGAGTGGAACCCTCATACCGGTGAGCGGGTGATAACAAAGCCAAGGAATTACTCCAGAGAGAACAGAAGCTCGATGAGTATCGCCAGGGTCCTGACTGATTGCGCGATTGGTTCTAACTCCGGGTCAGAAGGAGAAAAGCTACCGGTGCGTCTCTCCAGGTCATGGGACAGGTCAGTTATTATCTTGCGCAGTTCCCGGGTGCCCGGCTTATTTCTTAGCTGGGTTACTGCTGTTAGTATCTCCGGTGTAGCTACCAGCTTTAACTGTCCCATAGCGACCGAGATACTGATTTCCTTGACTCCCTGAAGCACATCCCGGGCGATTTGCCGCTGCGCGGTACGCTGTTGCTCGCTTCTCGCCCTCTGTTGCGCTTCGTCAGCCATCTTCCGGGATAGCCGCGTTAGCTCGTCAAGTCCGCTTTCATCTGATTCAGATTTCATCATCACTGTTAGATTCCCCGCTCGTAACCTCTCCTGGTACATTAACCGCTGCTCCATAGATTTCTCGTACTTTCTCAACATCTCCAAGCTGAGAAAGGATGACATCGATACTTATCAGTCCCTTTTCAACCGGATAATCCCCGCTTCTGATAATAGCATTCGTCGCCACATTCTTCATATAATTACCCAGATACTCCAGCAAATTCATGGTGATTTCCCTGGCGGGGGCTGATAGTAAAAAGAGGGCAGTGGCGGCGTCAGAAGGGTTGCATTTAACAGACAAATTGCTGAATGCCTCTTCCATGACTTTTATTCCCACATCAGTTTCCGCGCCCTTCTTTTTGAAATTCAGTGACTTTATCATCTGACTTGTTAAGGATAAAGGTGACTGGCCATGACCCAGAACGGTCCAGCCTTTTATCGTTTCCATAATATCGCCGGCATCCATCAATTTTGAACCGATATACCTCGTCTTCTTTTCTTCACCGGCACGGAGCAGATTGTAAAAAGGCTCAATAATGAATTGATTGAGTCTTCCTAAATCGTGTATCAGAGAAGAATCCCGTTGAACATATTCCTGATTGTCAATGATAAATATCGCGTCAGCCACGGTATAGGATGATTTGAGGCAGCTGGCTGTATTAAGAACCAGGCGTGCCTCAGCCTGTATTTCATGTTCAAAAGGAAACACGACCAGGCCATATACCGCTTTATCCTGATATTTCTCTTTCAGGTTCCGGATTATTACCGGCATCGCCCCGGAACCTGTACCACCGGCGCCACTGGCCGCTACCAGGATAGCGTCCGTCTCCTGGAATCTCTTCACTAAACGCACTTCGTTTAGTAGTTTATCGCCCTCTTTCTTGGCTATGGCGGCACCAATCTCATTTATTGAGACCTTACCTTGCCCCCTGTTTTCCCGTACACCTACAAGAATCCGCCGCTTATAATCGGCTTTAAGTGAGCTAAGCTCACTTAAAGCGGCCGTATCTGTATCCAGGGCAAATGTACCCGTGACTATTTCAACGCCACGCATACTCCTTGCCCGTTTGTTTAATCTTTCGAACTCATCGGCGATGCGCCCGCCACATTCTCCTATTCCTATTGTCAGAATCTTCATTGATATTTCCTGAACATGCGAATACGGATCAACTTCCCGGCATCATCGCATAATAAGTACCGTAATCAGTACGGATAGAGCAACCAGCAGCACGACAATGATAAGTGCCATAACAAGCATGAAACGGATTGTGGCAGGGTTCAAGATGATGTCACTCTGCCCTCCTATCCTCGAACGGTATCCCCTGCCGGGGCTTATTTCATAATCCGGATCATCGCCGGAATCCCTCTCGTCTTTTTTGAGGTCTTCAGGAAGGTCTTCAGGAGATAAACCCTCTTGTTCAATCCACTGTTTATATAATTTCTCTCTGCCAAGTTTCCGAAAGAAACTGGTCATACTTTCCTCCCGTCAGTAGTATGCCTCCACTTCTTCATTCTTGAACTTACTTATAGTAGCATCATCTCATTACGGTCTACAATAGCTTCGCTGGTGTAAAGAGTGAGAGAAGAAGTATTTTACGAGTCGTTTAAAAAGAGGATAAAGGTTGGAGTGGAAAGGGTGAAACTGCGCTGTTAATGTCCAAGTGAAGAGGC encodes the following:
- the leuS gene encoding leucine--tRNA ligase — protein: MLARYNPQEIENKWQQKWAEDRLYEVAEDSSSPKWYALTMFPYTSGDLHIGHWYAEAPSDAHARFRRMQGYNVLHPMGFDAFGLPAENAAIKRGIHPFTWTMQNIENMRRQLKSIGAIYDWSREVITCLPEYYKWTQWFFLKLYQHGLAYQSQAPVNWCPGCQTVLANEQVLNGLCERCGTAVTHRDLEQWFFRITRYADELMQHEGIDWPERIKIMQRNWVGKSVGAEISFALDYPDISEKEIRVFTTRPDTLFGVTFMVLAPEHPLVARLTTPERKDDVEDYIRRSRQQTEIERLSTEKEKDGVFTGSHVTNPLNGEKVPIWIADYVLLSYGTGAVMGVPAHDERDFAFARKYDIPIRTVIAPPAWQGEELAEAYIEEGTMVNSDQFNGLTGQSGIEAICDFLEEKGYGKRAITYRLRDWLISRQRYWGAPIPMIYCEKCGVVPVPEEDLPVLLPRDADFKPTGESPLKYNEQFVNTTCPRCSSPARRETDTMDTFMCSSWYFLRYTSPHFDGAAFDPDRAKYWLPVDLYTGGAEHAVMHLLYARFFTKALRDMGLVDFGEPFTRLFNQGIIIADKQKMSKSRGNVVTPDIYVSELGADTVRAYLMFLAPWELGGEWNDSGISGISRWLHRTWNLVLEKYHPREDVTPPEREEAQKELSRITHQTIKKVTGDLERMRFNTMVAALMEFANYLARIKEAGKVTASDWQETLDKLLLLMAPAVPHFAEEMWQITGHEYSVHNQSWPAWDEELAKDEEITLVVQVNGKLRDRVTVPATITEAEARQKALESPRVKPYLDGKEIIKTIYAPGKLVSLVVK
- a CDS encoding cell division protein FtsZ, translating into MKILTIGIGECGGRIADEFERLNKRARSMRGVEIVTGTFALDTDTAALSELSSLKADYKRRILVGVRENRGQGKVSINEIGAAIAKKEGDKLLNEVRLVKRFQETDAILVAASGAGGTGSGAMPVIIRNLKEKYQDKAVYGLVVFPFEHEIQAEARLVLNTASCLKSSYTVADAIFIIDNQEYVQRDSSLIHDLGRLNQFIIEPFYNLLRAGEEKKTRYIGSKLMDAGDIMETIKGWTVLGHGQSPLSLTSQMIKSLNFKKKGAETDVGIKVMEEAFSNLSVKCNPSDAATALFLLSAPAREITMNLLEYLGNYMKNVATNAIIRSGDYPVEKGLISIDVILSQLGDVEKVREIYGAAVNVPGEVTSGESNSDDEI